One region of Mycolicibacterium lutetiense genomic DNA includes:
- a CDS encoding AAA family ATPase: MTEGSLALSGATPKDMPTRNFKPPRERKRTRGGVIPMREPKNGLPNGWIFASEAPPSRPVDWLEENKLARGHVTYLFGEEGIGKSTWWVYVVAKRTRAGEYVVVIITEDGWEDTARPRMEAAGVDLTKVIMLNVAEDADEFEMGIPGPAWLTEQELPPVSLVVIDGLADATAYVNGSLPKATEWRPVITGWKRYAARHHAAVLALGHTNRDTLNGTRGAVGLSGQIRQVVRLNLMALRTEDDRLAIGVEKSNICRTDQPVDLFEITEATSAGISVNICRPCGLGDATAKELFQVLAAQPHVTEGEAERERLDGCLADLIDLLKGRQGNDRWAPTTEITDLLAKGKGTSATRWSQSQIDRARTRAIKENHIETDHPKVPGPHYWRARLRDWD, from the coding sequence GTGACAGAAGGGTCACTGGCACTGTCCGGCGCGACGCCCAAAGACATGCCGACTAGAAACTTCAAGCCGCCCCGAGAACGCAAACGAACCCGAGGAGGCGTCATCCCCATGCGGGAGCCGAAGAACGGACTGCCGAACGGATGGATCTTCGCATCCGAGGCACCGCCATCACGCCCCGTTGACTGGCTGGAAGAGAACAAGCTCGCCCGCGGACATGTCACCTACCTGTTCGGTGAGGAGGGCATCGGCAAGAGCACCTGGTGGGTCTACGTCGTCGCTAAACGCACCCGCGCAGGCGAATACGTGGTCGTCATCATCACCGAGGACGGATGGGAGGACACCGCGCGGCCGCGCATGGAAGCCGCCGGCGTAGACCTCACGAAGGTCATCATGCTCAACGTCGCCGAAGATGCCGACGAGTTCGAGATGGGCATTCCCGGCCCGGCGTGGCTCACCGAACAAGAGTTGCCTCCGGTGTCACTGGTGGTGATCGACGGCCTTGCCGACGCCACTGCCTACGTCAACGGCAGCCTCCCGAAGGCCACAGAATGGCGCCCAGTCATCACCGGCTGGAAGCGGTACGCCGCACGCCACCACGCCGCCGTCTTGGCCCTCGGGCACACGAACCGCGACACGCTCAACGGCACCCGTGGTGCGGTCGGCCTGTCCGGGCAGATCCGTCAAGTTGTCCGACTCAACCTAATGGCGCTACGGACCGAGGACGACCGTCTCGCCATCGGTGTCGAGAAGTCCAACATCTGCCGCACCGATCAACCCGTCGACCTCTTTGAGATCACCGAGGCAACATCGGCCGGCATCAGCGTGAACATCTGTCGGCCGTGCGGACTCGGTGACGCTACCGCCAAGGAACTCTTTCAGGTCCTGGCAGCACAACCACACGTCACCGAAGGCGAAGCCGAACGTGAACGACTGGACGGATGCCTGGCCGATCTGATCGACCTCCTCAAGGGCCGCCAAGGAAACGACCGGTGGGCACCAACGACGGAGATCACCGACCTCCTGGCAAAGGGCAAAGGAACCTCAGCAACACGGTGGAGTCAGTCGCAGATC
- a CDS encoding DUF2742 domain-containing protein → MTDQTVRTRADRGAGSPASQQVSWWPVHEFITAAVAQANYGPLPIAGTPAWCELADGDPRKLLALAVAGDHHVLRVETAQAAMADASREISAAADWTAMAQRIRNHSRSAYIPRRKSA, encoded by the coding sequence TTGACCGACCAGACAGTGAGGACCCGCGCCGACCGTGGCGCGGGTTCTCCCGCATCCCAACAAGTCTCGTGGTGGCCCGTCCACGAGTTCATCACCGCCGCTGTCGCACAAGCGAACTACGGCCCGCTCCCCATCGCCGGCACCCCGGCATGGTGCGAACTCGCAGACGGAGACCCGCGCAAGCTGCTGGCGCTCGCCGTCGCCGGAGATCATCACGTACTCCGCGTAGAGACCGCCCAGGCCGCGATGGCCGACGCATCACGCGAGATCTCCGCAGCCGCCGACTGGACCGCGATGGCCCAACGGATCCGCAACCACAGCCGCAGCGCCTACATCCCCCGGAGGAAATCAGCGTGA
- a CDS encoding helix-turn-helix transcriptional regulator has protein sequence MTTPFETLTCKQVAEILHTSEAGLAQMRYRGNGPKFVKTGSRKVFYTQQAVADFITANTVQRTDDPRGAA, from the coding sequence ATGACCACGCCGTTCGAAACACTGACCTGCAAGCAGGTCGCCGAAATCCTGCACACGTCCGAAGCTGGATTGGCCCAGATGAGGTACCGCGGCAACGGCCCGAAATTCGTAAAGACAGGCTCCCGCAAGGTTTTTTACACCCAGCAAGCTGTCGCCGATTTCATCACTGCCAACACCGTGCAGCGCACCGACGACCCGCGAGGCGCTGCCTGA
- a CDS encoding XRE family transcriptional regulator: MAEPQKKNPLGRTGRTVADNIKRLRGDMQYVKLAAKLDEIGRPIPTLGLRKIESYERRVDADDLVALAAALGVSPVTLLMPAGVAVDDVVAVCNAEFKAATLWEWLIAEWPFPRQGGLAEFFARALPSWKLAEVERRIANRHGGESVQDLDRPVTVLLEGPSYGDD; encoded by the coding sequence ATGGCAGAGCCGCAGAAGAAGAACCCGTTAGGGCGTACGGGTCGCACCGTTGCAGACAACATCAAGCGACTACGTGGAGACATGCAGTACGTGAAACTGGCAGCAAAATTGGATGAGATCGGCCGGCCGATTCCGACGCTGGGACTGCGCAAGATCGAGAGCTATGAACGCCGCGTAGATGCCGATGATTTGGTGGCTTTGGCTGCGGCGCTTGGGGTTTCACCCGTCACCCTATTGATGCCAGCTGGAGTTGCGGTGGACGACGTGGTGGCAGTCTGCAATGCCGAGTTCAAGGCAGCAACACTATGGGAGTGGCTGATCGCTGAGTGGCCGTTTCCACGCCAGGGCGGTCTGGCCGAGTTCTTCGCCAGGGCGTTGCCATCGTGGAAGCTGGCAGAGGTTGAGCGCCGTATAGCCAATCGGCACGGCGGTGAGTCGGTCCAAGATCTCGACAGACCCGTTACGGTCCTCCTAGAAGGTCCTTCGTATGGCGACGATTGA
- a CDS encoding tyrosine-type recombinase/integrase, translating to MATIEKYETDSGATRYCVRYRTPDRRQTRKRGFTTKRDAEAWANQLEVDKRRGAYVAPAAGRVTLGEYAREWLESKHKLKPSTRARYKIVVEGELAKRGRIALGDITRRWVREWVADLSVDLAPASVHKTVGVLRQVLAMAVAENRLALNPVDGVELPPVTSTEQRFLTLEQLHALADAAGDHRPLVYVLGTCGLRFGEVAELRWRDVDLDRLTIRLTRSVTLVDGSFEIGTTKSVKGRTVSLPAFVADLFIRSSKKVDPDALVFPDSEGGHMRGSNVRRRWWSDAVAAAGLFPRTERNGAGEDVTVYNFKIHELRHTAASLAIQAGANIKALQNMLGHESAGLTLDRYGHLYGSDVEAVGIAINQLLTRKCVQGVSTNEKSGPGS from the coding sequence ATGGCGACGATTGAGAAGTACGAAACTGATTCTGGTGCAACGCGTTACTGCGTTCGCTACCGCACGCCAGACCGACGCCAAACCCGTAAGCGTGGGTTCACCACCAAGCGGGACGCCGAGGCATGGGCGAACCAGCTCGAGGTGGACAAGCGGCGCGGTGCGTACGTGGCGCCGGCGGCCGGCCGCGTGACGCTGGGGGAGTATGCGCGGGAGTGGTTGGAGTCCAAGCACAAGCTGAAGCCGTCGACCCGGGCCCGGTACAAGATCGTGGTCGAGGGAGAGCTGGCGAAGCGCGGCCGGATCGCGCTCGGTGACATCACGCGCCGGTGGGTGCGGGAGTGGGTTGCCGATCTGAGTGTCGATCTGGCGCCGGCATCGGTGCACAAGACGGTCGGGGTGCTTCGCCAGGTGCTCGCGATGGCGGTTGCCGAGAATCGGCTGGCATTGAATCCTGTGGACGGCGTGGAGCTGCCGCCTGTGACGTCTACCGAGCAGCGGTTCCTGACATTGGAGCAGTTGCACGCGCTGGCTGACGCTGCCGGGGATCATCGGCCGCTGGTGTACGTGCTGGGGACGTGTGGGCTGCGGTTCGGGGAAGTGGCCGAACTCCGCTGGCGCGACGTCGACCTTGATCGGCTGACGATCCGCCTCACGCGCTCAGTGACGCTCGTCGACGGGTCGTTCGAGATCGGCACAACCAAGAGCGTCAAGGGCCGCACAGTGAGCCTCCCAGCGTTCGTCGCGGACCTTTTCATCCGATCCAGTAAAAAGGTCGATCCGGATGCGCTGGTGTTCCCCGACTCCGAGGGTGGCCACATGCGCGGCAGCAATGTGCGGCGCCGGTGGTGGTCTGATGCCGTGGCAGCGGCCGGCCTGTTCCCGCGCACCGAACGCAACGGGGCCGGGGAAGACGTCACTGTGTACAACTTCAAGATCCACGAGCTACGGCACACCGCGGCGTCTCTGGCGATCCAGGCCGGCGCGAATATCAAGGCGCTGCAGAACATGCTGGGACACGAGTCCGCGGGGCTGACGCTGGACCGCTATGGCCACCTGTACGGGTCCGATGTTGAGGCGGTAGGTATCGCGATCAATCAGCTTTTAACTCGAAAGTGTGTCCAAGGTGTGTCCACCAACGAGAAGAGCGGCCCCGGTAGCTAA
- a CDS encoding DUF3566 domain-containing protein, giving the protein MSSPNEPGHPRAGDRSGSSNGSGAGAAGAGAAGAEAKPPASKTAGTQARASGGQITETGEVPPWQRGTPRTSPQSADTREEGARPPGAHSPGVEARLQRFVSGTETKDTEQSARPARPAPSAPSAPRNEPVRPEAYASEIPDLSGPAARAPQRKTAADAAAARSSSNSPTTRIQVANRGSHQGPVRASMQIRRVDPWTVLKVSLVLSVVLFFVWMIAVAFLYLVLGAMGVWSKLNSNVGDLLTSASGASGGELVSSGTIFGGSALVGLVNIVVLCALATIGAFIYNLTTDLVGGVEVTLADRD; this is encoded by the coding sequence GTGAGTTCACCGAACGAGCCGGGGCACCCGCGAGCGGGCGACCGGTCCGGCAGTTCCAACGGCTCAGGTGCCGGGGCCGCAGGTGCCGGGGCCGCAGGGGCCGAGGCGAAACCGCCGGCGAGCAAGACGGCGGGGACGCAGGCCCGCGCTTCCGGCGGTCAGATCACCGAGACCGGTGAGGTGCCGCCGTGGCAGCGGGGCACCCCCCGGACCTCGCCGCAGTCGGCCGACACGCGCGAGGAAGGTGCCCGCCCGCCGGGCGCCCACTCCCCCGGCGTGGAAGCCCGGCTGCAGCGCTTCGTCTCCGGCACGGAGACGAAGGACACCGAGCAGTCCGCCCGGCCGGCACGCCCGGCCCCGTCTGCGCCGTCGGCCCCACGCAACGAACCGGTGCGGCCCGAGGCCTATGCGAGCGAGATCCCGGATCTGTCCGGGCCGGCCGCGCGTGCCCCGCAACGCAAGACGGCCGCTGACGCGGCGGCGGCCAGGAGCTCGAGCAACAGCCCGACCACCCGGATCCAGGTGGCCAACCGCGGATCGCATCAGGGCCCCGTCCGGGCCAGCATGCAGATCCGCCGGGTCGACCCGTGGACTGTGCTCAAGGTCTCACTGGTGCTGTCGGTGGTGCTGTTCTTCGTGTGGATGATCGCGGTGGCATTCCTCTACCTGGTCCTCGGCGCCATGGGTGTGTGGAGCAAGCTCAACAGCAATGTCGGCGACCTCCTGACCAGCGCCAGCGGCGCCTCAGGAGGCGAATTGGTGTCCAGTGGAACGATCTTCGGCGGGTCCGCGCTCGTCGGCCTGGTGAACATCGTCGTGCTGTGTGCGTTGGCGACCATCGGAGCTTTCATCTACAACCTGACAACCGATCTGGTCGGCGGCGTCGAGGTCACACTGGCTGACAGGGATTGA
- the gyrA gene encoding DNA gyrase subunit A: MTDTTLPPGDETSDRIEPVDIQHEMQRSYIDYAMSVIVGRALPEVRDGLKPVHRRVLYAMYDSGFRPDRSHAKSARSVAETMGNYHPHGDSSIYDTLVRMAQPWSLRYPLVDGQGNFGSPGNDPAAAMRYTEARLTPLAMEMLREIDEETVEFIPNYDGRVQEPTVLPSRFPNLLANGSGGIAVGMATNIPPHNLRELAEAVYWCLENHEADEEATLAAMCERVKGPDFPTHGLIVGSQGIHDAYTTGRGSIRMRGVVEIEEDSRGRTGIVITELPYQVNHDNFITSIAEQVRDGKLAGISNIEDQSSDRVGLRIVVELKRDAVAKVVLNNLYKHTQLQTSFGANMLSIVDGVPRTLRLDQMIRHYVAHQLDVIVRRTRYRLRKANERAHILRGLVKALDALDEVIALIRASQTVEIARAGLIELLDIDEIQAQAILDMQLRRLAALERQKIVDDLAKIEAEIADLEDILAKPERQRAIVRDELAEIVEKHGDDRRTRIMPADGEVSDEDLIAREDVVVTITETGYAKRTKTDLYRSQKRGGKGVQGAGLKADDIVNHFFVCSTHDWILFFTTQGRVYRAKAYELPETSRTARGQHVANLLAFQPEERIAQVIQIKSYEDAPYLVLATRNGLVKKSRLVDFDSNRSGGIVAVNLRDGDELVGAVLCSAEDDLLLVSANGQSIRFSATDEALRPMGRATSGVQGMRFNEDDRLLSLNVVQPDTYLLVATAGGYAKRTAIDEYTVQGRGGKGILTIQYDRKRGSLVGALIVDDDTELYAITSGGGVIRTAARQVRKAGRQTKGVRLMNLGEGDTLIAIARNAEEDSEQDEAESDEE; this comes from the coding sequence GCCACCCGGCGACGAAACCTCTGACCGCATCGAACCGGTCGATATTCAGCACGAGATGCAGCGCAGCTACATCGACTACGCCATGAGCGTGATCGTCGGCCGCGCCCTGCCGGAGGTGCGCGACGGCCTCAAGCCCGTGCACCGCCGCGTGCTCTATGCCATGTACGACTCCGGCTTCCGGCCGGACCGCAGCCACGCCAAGTCGGCGCGTTCGGTTGCCGAGACGATGGGCAACTACCACCCCCACGGTGACTCCTCGATCTACGACACCCTGGTCCGGATGGCCCAGCCCTGGTCGCTGCGTTATCCACTGGTCGACGGCCAGGGCAACTTCGGTTCGCCGGGTAACGATCCCGCGGCGGCCATGCGGTACACCGAGGCCCGGCTGACGCCGCTGGCCATGGAGATGTTGCGTGAAATCGACGAGGAGACAGTCGAATTCATCCCCAACTACGACGGCCGGGTTCAGGAACCCACGGTGCTGCCGAGCCGGTTCCCCAACCTGCTGGCCAATGGCTCGGGCGGTATCGCCGTCGGTATGGCCACCAACATCCCGCCGCACAACCTGCGGGAGTTGGCCGAGGCGGTGTACTGGTGCCTGGAGAACCACGAGGCCGACGAAGAGGCCACGCTGGCCGCGATGTGTGAGCGGGTCAAGGGTCCCGACTTCCCCACCCACGGCTTGATCGTCGGATCCCAGGGCATCCACGACGCCTACACCACCGGCCGCGGTTCCATCCGGATGCGCGGTGTGGTCGAGATCGAAGAGGACAGCCGGGGCCGTACCGGCATCGTCATCACCGAGCTGCCGTACCAGGTCAACCACGACAACTTCATCACCTCGATCGCCGAGCAGGTGCGCGACGGCAAGCTGGCCGGCATCTCCAACATCGAGGACCAGTCCAGCGACCGCGTCGGTCTGCGAATTGTGGTGGAGCTCAAGCGCGATGCCGTCGCCAAGGTGGTGCTGAACAACCTCTACAAGCACACCCAGCTGCAGACCAGCTTCGGCGCCAACATGCTGTCGATCGTCGATGGGGTGCCGCGCACGCTGCGGCTCGACCAGATGATCCGGCATTACGTCGCACATCAACTCGACGTCATCGTGCGTCGTACCCGGTACCGGTTGCGGAAGGCCAACGAGCGGGCCCACATCCTGCGCGGTCTGGTCAAGGCACTCGACGCGCTCGACGAGGTGATCGCCCTGATCCGGGCGTCGCAGACCGTCGAGATCGCCCGAGCCGGACTGATCGAGCTGCTCGACATCGACGAAATCCAGGCCCAGGCGATCCTGGACATGCAGCTGCGCCGGTTGGCTGCCCTCGAGCGGCAGAAGATCGTCGACGATCTGGCCAAGATCGAAGCCGAGATCGCCGACCTCGAAGACATTCTGGCCAAACCGGAACGACAGCGGGCGATCGTCCGCGACGAGCTGGCCGAGATCGTCGAAAAGCATGGCGATGACCGTCGGACCCGCATCATGCCGGCCGACGGAGAGGTCAGCGACGAGGATCTGATTGCTCGTGAGGACGTGGTCGTCACGATCACCGAGACCGGGTATGCCAAGCGCACCAAGACCGACCTGTACCGCAGCCAGAAACGCGGCGGCAAGGGTGTGCAGGGCGCGGGGCTCAAGGCCGACGACATCGTCAACCACTTCTTCGTCTGCTCCACCCACGACTGGATCCTGTTCTTCACCACGCAGGGCCGGGTGTACCGGGCCAAGGCCTACGAGTTGCCGGAAACTTCGCGCACCGCGCGCGGTCAGCATGTGGCGAACCTGCTGGCCTTCCAGCCGGAGGAGCGCATCGCCCAGGTCATCCAGATCAAGAGCTACGAGGATGCGCCGTACCTGGTGCTGGCCACCCGCAACGGTCTGGTGAAGAAGTCGAGGCTGGTCGACTTCGACTCGAACCGCTCCGGCGGCATCGTGGCGGTCAACCTGCGTGACGGTGACGAACTGGTCGGTGCGGTGCTGTGCTCGGCCGAGGACGATCTGCTGTTGGTGAGCGCCAACGGCCAGTCGATCCGCTTCTCGGCAACTGACGAGGCGCTGCGGCCGATGGGTCGTGCGACCTCGGGCGTGCAGGGTATGCGGTTCAACGAGGATGACCGGCTGCTGTCCCTCAATGTGGTTCAACCGGACACGTACCTACTGGTCGCAACCGCGGGTGGCTATGCCAAACGGACCGCGATCGACGAGTACACGGTCCAGGGCCGCGGCGGCAAGGGCATCCTGACGATCCAGTACGACCGCAAACGTGGCAGTCTGGTCGGAGCGCTCATCGTCGACGACGACACGGAGCTGTACGCCATCACTTCCGGTGGCGGAGTCATCCGGACCGCCGCACGTCAGGTTCGCAAGGCCGGGCGCCAGACCAAGGGCGTTCGCTTGATGAACCTGGGCGAGGGCGACACACTGATTGCGATTGCGCGCAACGCCGAGGAGGACTCGGAACAAGATGAGGCTGAGTCCGACGAAGAGTGA